The following proteins are co-located in the Myxococcus fulvus genome:
- a CDS encoding TadE/TadG family type IV pilus assembly protein, whose protein sequence is MTTPAVTKRGRLHLGPRARRGAATTEFAILAPVFVLLILGTTYFWEVQHVRLKAAEVVRYVAFERTVRSDVGRIVEEARTRYQDLDGTTKTGSRPTAMGPTNRVTLDIRAEDTEATLQDESMSGEGRPGGGMQAMSKVLGALGSTSGKVAEAMGLDPNRGAVRAQVEVRIENGLIPSQLAFLTKRVDSRLDVTFKESFFLVHDTWRAWTPGHDPTDSYDRVEELTHQRVKQIAYAGLSSEGGALDAIGAVLSVLGLDFPLKSDYLRESVRIRHVKEPARFKAVWEGDTRTVPGDVLLAAYWKNDKKACFDRCEPEAIKEKRGLKGSSEKGHYNWPMRAYNCRGNFFQGAADSKAPESEYALSKNKGKEYFNYGDFACADGPNTTPDHE, encoded by the coding sequence ATGACGACTCCAGCCGTCACGAAGCGAGGACGTCTCCACCTGGGCCCGAGGGCGCGACGGGGCGCGGCGACGACGGAGTTCGCCATCCTGGCGCCCGTCTTCGTGCTGCTCATCCTGGGCACCACCTACTTCTGGGAGGTGCAGCACGTGCGCCTCAAGGCCGCGGAGGTGGTGCGCTACGTCGCCTTCGAGCGCACGGTGCGCTCGGACGTGGGCCGCATCGTCGAGGAGGCGAGGACGCGCTACCAGGACCTGGACGGGACCACCAAGACGGGCTCACGCCCGACGGCGATGGGCCCCACGAACCGCGTCACGCTCGACATCCGCGCGGAGGACACGGAGGCGACACTCCAGGACGAGTCCATGTCGGGCGAAGGGCGCCCGGGCGGCGGGATGCAGGCGATGAGCAAGGTGCTCGGGGCGCTGGGGTCCACCTCGGGGAAGGTGGCCGAGGCCATGGGGCTGGACCCCAACCGGGGCGCGGTGCGCGCCCAGGTGGAGGTCCGCATCGAGAATGGCCTCATCCCCTCGCAGCTCGCCTTCCTCACGAAGAGGGTCGACTCGCGGCTGGATGTGACCTTCAAGGAGTCCTTCTTCCTGGTCCATGACACCTGGCGCGCGTGGACGCCCGGACATGACCCCACCGACTCCTATGACCGCGTCGAGGAGCTCACCCATCAGCGGGTGAAGCAGATCGCCTACGCGGGGCTCTCGTCCGAGGGAGGGGCGCTCGACGCCATCGGCGCGGTGCTGTCGGTGCTGGGCTTGGACTTCCCCCTGAAGTCCGACTACCTGCGCGAGTCCGTGCGCATCCGGCACGTGAAGGAGCCCGCCAGGTTCAAGGCCGTGTGGGAGGGGGACACGCGCACCGTCCCCGGCGATGTGCTGCTCGCCGCCTACTGGAAGAACGACAAGAAGGCGTGCTTCGACAGGTGCGAGCCCGAAGCCATCAAGGAGAAGCGTGGGCTCAAGGGCTCCTCGGAGAAGGGCCACTACAACTGGCCCATGCGCGCGTACAACTGCCGAGGCAACTTCTTCCAGGGCGCGGCGGACTCCAAGGCGCCGGAGTCCGAGTACGCGCTCTCCAAGAACAAGGGCAAGGAGTACTTCAACTACGGCGACTTCGCATGCGCGGACGGCCCGAACACGACCCCGGACCACGAGTAG
- a CDS encoding TadE/TadG family type IV pilus assembly protein yields the protein MFSLLRRMRRDERGQALVIGAVAMLVLAVTVMASVSIGHGVHQKIKLQDAADAQAYSLAVKEARAYNFLAYTNRAMVVHYSAMLTFMSYVSHALYLDMTIGKLAGVAKYIPGIGAIFMAVQKVIKAWKQAVDGIARLLIPILSALNVALWLAQEAMMLGTLKDLLLAGGESTLTGTDPKARPGPSMSNGSALGAIMGKYNVNHSNLKNFLHVIDDGPRGSDKTFSLSDPTGLARRARLMNQNDNKLSDPDMAKYRLLMGNLANGVRRQWTAEGKKALLIGRKWSLHLCVPPVIQFRIDKVADSQIKSFDEEFEDNRRDQLYASDDIKIEWRMPCPYLGGADKGWNEILKVNFRAAADKQGGFHQTYGTTKRDDHHTWEGITPFLMTDTSFVDPWHNHFSAACNVTILSKDMRTTPQPFHLDGLRTGKGFLGGASSGRFDDPGNDIVGGMLDITWNLAGGAGSQKAREFREETGGMMAMAVGRAIYHRPGDWKEEPNFFNPLWTARLAPAKTHWERNALSAFIEGWDAAENRFSDALNY from the coding sequence ATGTTCTCGCTGCTTCGCAGAATGCGCCGGGACGAGCGGGGCCAGGCCCTGGTCATCGGCGCCGTCGCCATGCTGGTGCTGGCCGTCACCGTCATGGCCTCGGTCAGCATCGGCCACGGCGTGCACCAGAAGATAAAGCTCCAGGACGCCGCCGACGCGCAGGCCTACTCGCTCGCGGTGAAGGAGGCCCGGGCCTACAACTTCCTGGCCTACACCAACCGCGCGATGGTCGTGCACTACTCGGCCATGCTCACCTTCATGTCGTACGTGAGCCATGCCCTGTACCTGGACATGACCATCGGGAAGCTGGCGGGCGTCGCCAAGTACATCCCGGGCATCGGCGCCATCTTCATGGCGGTCCAGAAGGTCATCAAGGCCTGGAAACAAGCCGTGGATGGCATCGCACGGCTGCTCATCCCCATCCTGTCCGCCCTCAACGTGGCGCTGTGGCTCGCCCAGGAAGCGATGATGCTGGGCACCTTGAAGGACCTGCTGCTGGCCGGAGGTGAGAGCACCTTGACGGGCACGGACCCCAAGGCGCGCCCGGGGCCCTCCATGTCCAACGGCTCGGCGCTCGGCGCCATCATGGGCAAGTACAACGTCAATCACTCCAACCTGAAGAACTTCCTCCACGTCATCGATGACGGCCCCCGAGGCAGTGACAAGACCTTCTCCCTCTCGGACCCGACCGGGCTCGCCAGGCGCGCCCGGCTGATGAACCAGAACGACAACAAGCTGTCCGACCCGGACATGGCCAAGTACCGCCTGCTGATGGGCAACCTCGCCAACGGCGTGCGGCGCCAGTGGACGGCCGAGGGGAAGAAGGCGCTGCTCATCGGGCGCAAGTGGTCGCTCCACCTCTGTGTCCCCCCCGTCATCCAGTTCCGCATCGACAAGGTGGCGGACAGTCAGATCAAGAGCTTCGACGAGGAGTTCGAGGACAACCGGAGGGACCAGCTCTACGCCTCCGACGACATCAAGATTGAATGGCGGATGCCGTGCCCGTACCTCGGCGGCGCGGACAAGGGCTGGAATGAAATCCTCAAGGTCAACTTCCGGGCCGCCGCGGACAAGCAGGGCGGCTTCCATCAGACCTATGGGACGACCAAGCGGGATGACCACCACACGTGGGAGGGCATCACGCCCTTCCTGATGACGGACACCAGCTTCGTCGACCCGTGGCACAACCACTTCAGCGCGGCCTGCAACGTCACCATCCTGTCCAAGGACATGCGCACCACGCCCCAGCCCTTCCACCTGGACGGGCTGCGCACCGGCAAAGGCTTCCTGGGGGGCGCGAGCAGCGGCAGGTTCGACGACCCGGGCAACGACATCGTCGGCGGGATGCTCGACATCACCTGGAACCTGGCGGGCGGAGCCGGGAGCCAGAAGGCCCGGGAGTTCCGCGAGGAGACAGGAGGAATGATGGCCATGGCCGTGGGCCGCGCCATCTACCACCGCCCCGGCGACTGGAAGGAGGAGCCCAACTTCTTCAACCCGCTGTGGACCGCGCGGCTCGCGCCCGCCAAGACGCACTGGGAGCGCAATGCCCTGAGCGCGTTCATCGAGGGTTGGGATGCCGCCGAGAACAGGTTCTCCGATGCCCTCAACTACTGA